The Flavobacterium sp. 140616W15 sequence TTTACCGTCAGTTGCGTAACGCTGAACCGCCTGATGAGGAAACTGCTCGTGGTATTATAGATAAATTGTTCTTCTCTGATCAACGTTATAACTTAGGTGAAGTTGGTCGTTATAGAATGAACAAAAAACTTGGTTTAGATATCCCAATGGAAAAGCAAGTGCTTACCAAAGAAGATATCATTACCATTGTAAAATATTTGATTGAATTAATCAACTCTAAAGCTGAGATTGATGATATTGATCACTTATCAAACCGTCGTGTTAGAACAGTTGGAGAACAATTGTCTCAACAATTCGGTGTTGGTTTAGCACGTATGGCTAGAACTATTCGTGAGAGAATGAACGTTAGAGATAACGAGGTGTTTACACCAATTGATTTGATTAATGCTAAAACATTATCATCAGTTATCAACTCTTTCTTTGGTACTAACCAGTTGTCTCAATTTATGGATCAAACGAATCCACTTGCTGAGATTACGCACAAAAGAAGATTATCTGCACTTGGACCAGGTGGACTTTCGAGAGAGAGAGCTGGTTTCGAGGTACGTGACGTTCACTATACGCATTACGGACGTTTATGTCCAATTGAAACCCCTGAGGGACCAAACATTGGTTTGATTTCATCTCTTGGTGTTTATGCTAAAGTTAACGGAATGGGATTCATTGAGACTCCTTACCGTAAAGTAACTAACGGTGTTGTAGATCTTGATACTACTCCAGTATATTTAAGTGCTGAAGAAGAAGAAGGAATGTTGATTGCGCAAGCAAACATCGAAATGGATGCAACAGGAAAAATTATCGCTGAAAACGTAATTGCACGTCAGGAAGGTGATTTCCCTGTAATCGACCCAACACAGGTAGATTATACAGACGTTGCTCCAAATCAAATTGCTTCTATTTCTGCATCTTTGATTCCTTTCTTAGAGCATGATGATGCGAATAGAGCCTTGATGGGATCAAACATGATGCGTCAGGCAGTACCTTTAATTCGCCCTGAAGCTCCTATTGTAGGAACAGGTTTAGAGCGTCAAGTTGCGTCTGATTCAAGAGTATTGATTAATGCAGAAGGTGATGGAACAGTAGAATATGTTGATGCAAACATCATCACTATTAAATACGATCGTTCTGAAGAAGAAAGAATGGTTAGTTTTGAGTCTGATGAAAAAACATATAATCTAATTAAATTTAGAAAAACCAATCAAGGAACAAGTATCAACTTGAAACCAATCGTTAAGAAAGGTGATAGAGTAGCACTTGGTCAAGTATTATCAGAAGGATATGCTACACAAAATGGAGAATTAGCTTTAGGTCGTAACCTAAAAGTAGCGTTCATGCCATGGAAAGGGTATAACTTTGAGGATGCGATTGTAATTTCTGAAAAAGTAGTTCGTGATGATATCTTTACGTCAATTCACGTAGATGATTATTCATTAGAAGTTAGAGATACAAAATTAGGTAACGAAGAGTTGACTAATGATATTCCTAACGTTTCTGAAGAAGCTACTAAAGATTTAGATGAAAACGGTATGATTAGAATTGGAGCAGAGGTTAAACCTGGCGACATTCTTATCGGAAAAATTACTCCAAAAGGAGAATCAGATCCTACTCCAGAAGAGAAATTGCTTCGTGCAATCTTCGGAGATAAAGCAGGTGATGTTAAAGATGCTTCATTAAAAGCTTCTCCTTCTTTACATGGTGTAGTTCTTGATAAAAAATTATTTGCAAGAGCCGTAAAAGATAAACGTAAACGTACACAAGACAAAGATGCTTTAGGTGCTTTGGAAATGGAATTTGAAACTAAATTTGTTGAATTAAAAGACAGATTGGTTGAAAAATTATTCTTGATCGTTAACGGAAAAACATCTCAAGGTGTAATGAATGATTTGGGTGAAGAAGTTTTACCAAAAGGTAAAAAATATACTCAAAAAATGCTTTACGCAGTAGAAGATTTTGCTCACTTAAGTAAAGGTCAATGGGTTGCAGATGACGCAACTAATAAAATGGTTAATGATTTAATTCATAACTATAAAATTAAGTTGAATGACTTACAAGGATCTTTAAGAAGAGAGAAATTCACTATTACTGTTGGAGATGAATTGCCAGCAGGAATTTTGAAATTAGCAAAAATTTATATTGCTAAAAAACGTAAGTTGAAAGTAGGAGATAAAATGGCAGGACGTCACGGTAACAAAGGTATTGTTGCAAGAATCGTTCGTCATGAAGATATGCCTTTCCTTGAAGACGGAACACCTGTAGATATTGTATTGAATCCACTAGGGGTACCTTCTCGTATGAACATTGGTCAGATTTATGAAACGGTTTTAGGTTGGGCTGGACAAAATTTAGGTAGAAAATTTGCTACTCCAATTTTTGATGGTGCTACTTTGGATCAAATCAATGAATTGACTGACGAAGCGGGAATCCCAAGATTCGGTCATACGTATTTGTATGATGGAGGAACTGGAGAACGTTTCCACCAAAGAGCAACTGTAGGTGTGATCTACATGTTGAAATTAGGACACATGGTAGATGATAAGATGCACGCACGTTCTATCGGACCATACTCGTTGATTACACAACAACCACTTGGAGGTAAAGCTCAATTTGGAGGTCAGCGTTTTGGAGAGATGGAGGTTTGGGCACTTGAGGCTTATGGAGCGTCAAGTACACTACGTGAAATCTTAACTGTTAAGTCTGATGACGTTATTGGTAGAGCTAAAACTTACGAAGCAATCGTTAAGGGAGAGTCAATGCCAGAACCAGGTTTACCAGAATCATTCAATGTATTGATGCACGAATTGAAAGGTCTTGGACTTGATATTCGTCTAGAAGAATAAATAAAGTTTTCAGTTACAGTCTCAGTATTCAGTTCACACTGAAAACTGGGACTTAAGCTGTTTACCAAAATAAAAGTTTTTAGGATTTATACCCGTAACCCGTTCCGATTTTTTATTTAAACCTGAAAAGTTTTATAATTAGCACTTCAAAATAGAGGTTTGAAGTTTAGAGAAGTAACCCGAGGTAGTTTTTAAGTCGAAAGTTTGAAAGTCCAAAGTATAAAGTTATTCGTGACTTTAAAAACTTTAAGACATTTGACTTTAGATTAAAACAAGAATCAATTTTTTAATTGCAAATAAATCAATAGTAAAAACTATGATGAATAATAGAAACAATAATAAAGATAAAAATCCAGTTAAAAGATTTAATAAAATCTCTATCGGATTGGCTTCACCAGAATCTATCTTGAAAGAATCAAGAGGAGAGGTGTTGAAACCAGAAACAATTAACTACAGAACTCACAAACCAGAACGTGACGGACTTTTCTGCGAAAGAATCTTCGGACCTGTTAAGGATTTTGAATGTGCTTGTGGTAAATATAAAAGAATTCGTTACAAAGGTATTATATGTGACCGTTGTGGTGTTGAAGTTACTGAAAAGAAAGTACGTCGTGATAGAGTAGGACATATCAACCTTGTTGTGCCTATTGCTCATATCTGGTATTTCCGTTCTCTTCCTAATAAAATTGGTTATATCCTTGGGCTTCCTTCTAAGAAATTAGATATGATTATTTACTACGAAAGATACGTAGTAATTCAAGCAGGTATTGCTAAAAATGCAGATGGAGAATCTTTACAAAGATTAGACTTTTTAACTGAAGAAGAATATTTAAATATTTTAGATTCTCTTCCTCAAGACAATCAATATTTAGATGATTTTGATCCTAATAAATTTGTTGCCAAAATGGGAGCAGAGTGTATTATGGATTTATTGGCACGTATTGACTTAGACGAGTTATCTTACCAACTAAGACATAGCGCTAACAACGAAACATCTAAACAACGTAAAACAGAAGCATTAAAAAGATTACAAGTAGTTGAGTCTTTCCGAGAGTCTAACTTAAACCGCGAAAACCGTCCAGAATGGATGATCATGAAAGTGGTTCCTGTTATTCCACCAGAATTACGTCCGCTTGTGCCACTTGATGGAGGTCGTTTTGCAACTTCAGATTTAAATGATTTATACCGTCGTGTAATTATACGTAACAACCGTTTGAAAAGATTAATGGAGATTAAAGCTCCAGAAGTTATCTTAAGAAACGAGAAACGTATGTTGCAAGAATCAGTAGATTCATTATTTGATAATACGCGTAAAGCTTCTGCTGTTAAAACAGAATCAAACAGACCATTAAAATCATTATCAGATTCATTAAAAGGTAAACAAGGACGTTTCCGTCAAAACCTTTTAGGAAAACGTGTGGATTATTCTGCTCGTTCGGTAATTGTTGTTGGACCGGAATTAAAATTATTCGAATGTGGTATCCCTAAAGATATGGCATCTGAATTATACAAGCCTTTTGTTATCCGTAAATTGATAGAAAGAGGTATTGTTAAAACGGTAAAATC is a genomic window containing:
- the rpoB gene encoding DNA-directed RNA polymerase subunit beta; translated protein: MITNQTERLNFASTKNIPVYPDFLDVQVKSFKDFFQLETKSDERGNEGLYNTFMENFPITDTRNNFVLEFLDYFVDPPRYTIQECIERGLTYSVPLKARLKLYCTDPEHEDFETIVQDVYLGTIPYMTPSGTFVINGAERVVVSQLHRSPGVFFGQSFHANGTKLYSARVIPFKGSWIEFSTDINSVMYAYIDRKKKLPVTTLFRAIGFERDKDILEIFDLAEEIKVSKTGIKKYIGRRLAARVLNTWHEDFVDEDTGEVVSIERNEIILDRDTIIDKDNVEEIIDSNVKSILLHKEDNNQADYAIIHNTLQKDPTNSEKEAVEHIYRQLRNAEPPDEETARGIIDKLFFSDQRYNLGEVGRYRMNKKLGLDIPMEKQVLTKEDIITIVKYLIELINSKAEIDDIDHLSNRRVRTVGEQLSQQFGVGLARMARTIRERMNVRDNEVFTPIDLINAKTLSSVINSFFGTNQLSQFMDQTNPLAEITHKRRLSALGPGGLSRERAGFEVRDVHYTHYGRLCPIETPEGPNIGLISSLGVYAKVNGMGFIETPYRKVTNGVVDLDTTPVYLSAEEEEGMLIAQANIEMDATGKIIAENVIARQEGDFPVIDPTQVDYTDVAPNQIASISASLIPFLEHDDANRALMGSNMMRQAVPLIRPEAPIVGTGLERQVASDSRVLINAEGDGTVEYVDANIITIKYDRSEEERMVSFESDEKTYNLIKFRKTNQGTSINLKPIVKKGDRVALGQVLSEGYATQNGELALGRNLKVAFMPWKGYNFEDAIVISEKVVRDDIFTSIHVDDYSLEVRDTKLGNEELTNDIPNVSEEATKDLDENGMIRIGAEVKPGDILIGKITPKGESDPTPEEKLLRAIFGDKAGDVKDASLKASPSLHGVVLDKKLFARAVKDKRKRTQDKDALGALEMEFETKFVELKDRLVEKLFLIVNGKTSQGVMNDLGEEVLPKGKKYTQKMLYAVEDFAHLSKGQWVADDATNKMVNDLIHNYKIKLNDLQGSLRREKFTITVGDELPAGILKLAKIYIAKKRKLKVGDKMAGRHGNKGIVARIVRHEDMPFLEDGTPVDIVLNPLGVPSRMNIGQIYETVLGWAGQNLGRKFATPIFDGATLDQINELTDEAGIPRFGHTYLYDGGTGERFHQRATVGVIYMLKLGHMVDDKMHARSIGPYSLITQQPLGGKAQFGGQRFGEMEVWALEAYGASSTLREILTVKSDDVIGRAKTYEAIVKGESMPEPGLPESFNVLMHELKGLGLDIRLEE